The Myripristis murdjan chromosome 11, fMyrMur1.1, whole genome shotgun sequence genomic sequence TGTCGGCCTGTTGGAGAAAACCGTGGCGGAGTACGAAGACAAAGCTGAGCGGGCAGAGCAAGAGATGTGCCGCCAGAGGAAGCTGCTCAACATCCTGCTGAAGCCCcaagtcaggctgcacagagcaggtcagtcagtcagtcagtcagccagtcagtcagtcagtcaggctgcacagagcaggtcagtcagtcagtcagtcagtcagtcagtcagtcagtcaggctgcacagagcaggtcagtcaggcCCGGCCGGACCCCCGCGTGGGTTTGGTTGGTTAGTTTTCGGCACGAGGAGTGAGACATCTTCGTTTTGAACTAAAGATCTTTCCACACAATAAAGACGTTTCTGTCACAGacaagcagcacagagcagacagtTAAACACAGCCGGACATTCAGATGGGGATTCTCTGagtcgtcttcttcttcttcttcttcttcttcttcttcttcttcttcttcttcttcactgaTTTTCTTTGTCAAATATGTCGGACGTGCAGTGGACCAAACCACtgagcagcaggacaggaggTGCGTCCGTCTGTTCCCCCGCCATGATTAACACACGAGCTTCCAAAATATATTGTAGGATTTAGAATTAGACTGTTTGTTTCACCCAGAACCCcgacctcctcctcagcatctggactctgaagagacgttgctgtgacttgggccgattcagaagaaaacaatctgctgattctgggctcagatcagcaggatctccttgttcctgtaggatctgctgaggggatcagctgcaggcctgagacacggccagcagggggcagcacaggtggaggctcggccagcagggggcagcacaggtggagccgccgacagagaggagaagagaaactAGTCTTCAGTGTTGTTTTCTCATGTATTTACATCTTAAATCTCATAAATGGGGAGTAATTTTCTCAGAGTACTGCTGCCCCTCCCGGCTCAGGATTTGAGTTTGACACGTGCATCAGTCTAAACCTATGGCTATACagaatgtaaatataaaaaaaaaaaaaaatacaattattttGGCAGATACTGTGATTGCaaaaatatttgtgattttagtgatagatttttttttattatttttttttttttccatttttgatttTGGTCGGGCAGCTTCAGTCTAaatagctgtgaaaacacaacagtcagTAAGCCAAAGTACAAATCAGGAGCGTGTCATTGCCAacaaactgacatttaaaataaataaataaataaataaattttaaaaagtccaTGCTTATATGACCTGTCGGACTTTTCCCTcctcacagattttttttttttttttttttggtctgtatttcagttttccctccagaCGTCCAGCAGCTGTCCATCAAGACAGAGGAGATCAGCctggaccaggaggagccagagcccccacacatcaaagaggaagaggaggagctctggaccaatcaggaggcagagcagcttcaggatcACACCACGTtccctgtgaagagtgaggatgatgaggaggaagctCAGTCTGAAGCAGAGACTGAAGACAGCGAAGACGACtggaaggagagcagagaagcTCAGGCGGGTTCAGACTCACAGGATAAAGTCCTTGTAGGTGATAACAGATTTAATATCGAGGACAAACCGTtcagctgctctgtctgtggCAAAGCCTTCCAGAAGAAGCccaacatgcagaaacacatgagagtccacagcGGGGAGAAAAAATTCAGCTGCTCGGTTTGTGCCAAATGTTTTCGGGATAAAGGAGACCTGATCAGACACATGAGGATCCACACGGGGGAGAGACCGTACAGCTGCTCCGTGTGCGGCAAACGTTTTAACCACAGCTCTCACGTGGTCACACACATGAGGATACACACCGGAGAAAAACCGTACGGCTGCGGCGAATGCGGCGAAAGGTTTGGTCTCCTCTCCACGCTGAAGAGACACAGGAGGAGTCACGCCGGAGAGAAACCCTACGGCTGCAGCGCCTGTGGGAGGAGCTTCTACCGCCGGGAGCACCTGAGAAAACACCTGAGAAGAGcgcagaagagaggagagcacaGATAAAGTCAGTCACGCACACAAATGAGGGTTTTCTGACCTCTGCAGTATTTTTTGTGGGCATGAAACCAGTGAAACGGTTTAGACAGTGCTTTATTTCTGTGAGGAtttcactgatctgatgtgtCACCTTCTTTTTGAAAACCAGACTGAAGTTTGGAGTTTGGAGTTTAAAGGCTCAGGTCAAGAAAATAAGGCTTTATGAAACCTTTTTGAAATTTGGCTCCTGGCTGGACGCCTCAGTCATAGCGCACGtgggcgacatctgctggtcAAAGTGAAGCTGTGCAGTCAAATCAAGCTGCACCttcacaggatttttttttttttttttttttttaatagaaatgcaatatatatttttgtttacttggAATATAAATAACAGCAGCTGACAGTTTGACTTCACTGCATCTCTGTTTCTTGTTGATCTTTGTTCTGCTTAAATGAGCTACACAATGTGACTGATGGGTGATGGTGTTTGTTGTAAATGTTATGAATGGAGATCACAAGATGGTGAAGCAAAGGTTTATTCCTCCTGACATATttgattgttctttttttctcatgttgtttCATTTCTATAGTTTTTGCCTTTGCGGAGCAGCATGATGGCCTGATAGAGAAACAGATAGAAGATCAATTGTAAAAAGATTCAGCTTTATTCATCTCAGTGGGGAAAACAAATAGGAggcaacagaaacacaagagAAAGTGGCTACAAGGTGGGACCGCTCcctgctgtttgtctctgtcccGGGACAGCTGCTGAGGACGGGACGGCTGTGTTCGTCCCGCCGTTCTGTCCTGTGGGAAGAGAACGGCGGGACGAACCAGACTCCGCTCAAAAATCTGACagtttgacacatttttaaGGCTCTTCtgttagacttttttttcttaatcccaAACCAGAAAGCCTTAAGTGTTAGTTAAATAAATCTTGATTCCATCTCTCATAGtgtatgaattttttttttttttttttgggggggggggtgatttCAGCTGctactgaaaatgaaattgtgcTTTTTCTTGTGATAAATTTCTACAGCAGAGAATCTGAATGTGTGTTCCTCAAATAAACCACTTTCTGGAAATGTCTGTTGTCTAAtgcttataataataaaaataattttctgtcGGCTGGGGGACGAAGAGCAAGGAGACAGAAGTCAGAAATGTTAGATCTTAAACATAagtaattataaataaaaattctaGATGTAACAAATATCTCTTAGATTTGGTgttgaggtgtgttgtgtttgatgtGGAACACCAACAAACAAGCTGCTTCTCAGCTGTTTattaaaatcaacacaaaaaaaaataaataaaaaaaaatcacatggaaATTTCTCTGAAGAAATGACATCAGCTCACAAACCAACAAAAGaacagctgttttatttttggtttttttaaatcaaacatgcTGACAGTGTTGGCTGCTCTGAAAAGCAACTTGCAGGTGAGTCGTCAGTTTTAAACAAACTCGAACAggcctgctgctctctgtgcatTTCATCtgatacatggaaaaaaaaaaaaaaaaacatttacagatatgaatgaatgaattatgagGATGGTCACTGGTCCTGTACGCTACGCCCACACATCACCTTCAGAATGAAATCTCATCTACTTAAAGAGATTTCCTCAGTTCATGACTGAAGGTCAATTTGAGCGACATTTTcccaaagaaagcaaaaaaaaaaaaataataaaatgactgaTGCTTTATATGACCCGGCTGCTGTCAGTCTGAATGTCAGCGTCActgatttcaaatgaaaatcaagTTTTAATGTTCATGTTCCCGACGGATCCAAAGTGAAACCAGCAGGTGGCGCCACGGCTGGtagtttttcaaaaaatgccGTTAAAAATCCGCCCAGACCGGCCAGGTAACGCCGTCACACACCTGAGCAGGGCCGGCGTTTCAGGGGCCGCAGCAGACAGTGAAGGTCCTTCTCACATGAGAGCAGACGGGTGAGGGGGCCGGCGGCTCCGAGGCACTTTGCACTTTTTAAACCAAAAGCAGCTTAAGAGTTGAACCTCCTCACAGTAAAATGCATCAAATCACATTGAGCTCAGGGCCCCACAAAGGCTGGAGCCGGCCCTGCACGGGAAGAGCCACTCCCATCAGCTGACTGGGTGGGGCCCTCCATATCATTAGCACAGCGCTTAAAAAATAACCTTTCTCATGGTCAGACTCTGAAACAAGGCACGACTGTGATGCAGGGCGGGGCTCCCTGAACCCACAACCAGCATGGACTCCCTGCAGGCCTTTTCTTCAGGACAAATCACAGTATTTCTGGCTTTCCAGGCGCTTCCTGttccctgaggagaacctgaggagaacctgagggagaGAAGCTGCTCCCCTCAGCGTTAtgaacgcacgcacacacacacacacacacacacacacacacacacacacacacacacacacacacacagcagtattaCAGGGATATTTGAGCTGACAGAATGACAGGCATGGTATCATTTCTGCTCCCTACAGAAATCAACTCTTCTGCTGGTGCTGTGACATCAGTtgaatgtttacagctgttgccatggcaatgggAACCACCAAGAAAGCCCAGTTCTACCAGTTCAATTTCTATACCATTTGTTCATAAATCTGTGCATTTTCAACAAGGGCACAGTTAAGGTTTAAATTTAAGGCAGATGTTTTAAGGAGAAAACTTCAACACCTAATCCTGCTGAACAgagatgatttctttttttagggGTGAAATAAATGGCTGGGGGTCAACAAGCGGCAGCCCTGCAGCTTCACCAACACACTTATGCATTCTGAGGTGAGCCAGCTGACGAAAGCCTTTCCTGCAAACGCCGCAGCTGTACggcttctctcctgtgtgaagCCTCGTGTGCGTCTTCATGTCAGACAACCGAGCAAATCCTCGGCCGCAGACGCTGCAGCTGTACGGCTTCTCTCCGGTGTGCATCCTCATGTGGACGGCCAGCGTCCCACGCTGGTTAAAACCTTtgctgcagacagagcagatGAAAGGTTTCTCCCCCGTGTGGATCCTCATGTGCCTCATCATGTCCGAATTGCGGCGGAATCTTTTGCCACAGAAGCTGCAGCCGTGTGGTTTGTCCCGTGTGGGCtccctgctgccgctgctgctctCAGCGGGGtccgggtcagggtcagggtcagggtcagggtcagggtcagggtcagggtcagggtcagggtcagggttagggtcctGTCGACAAGCAGAGCAGCTGAGAGGTTTCTCCCCCATGTGGACTCCCACACGTCTGTTTGAGTTTGCTGTGTCACACAAATATTTGCCGCAAACAGAGcaactcatttttctctcccccGTGTGGAGCCtcatgtgtttctgcatgttggGCTTCTTCTGGAAGGCTTTGccacagacagagcagctgaACGGTTTCTCCTCGATATTAAATCTGTTATCACCTACAAGGACTTTATCCTGTGAGTCTGAACCCGCCTGAGCTTCTCTGGTCTTCCTCCAGTCGTCTCTGCTGTCTTCAgtctctgcttcagaggagtcTGACGTCTTTCCATCAGCAGCTGCATCAAACTTCCAGGCTGAGGGCGGagcttcctcctcatcatcctcactcttcacagggaACGTGGTGAgatcctgaagctgctctgcctcctgattggtccacagctcctcctgttcctctttaatgggcgggggctctggctcctcctggtccagACTGGGggtctgctcctgctgctcagggggaacctcttctttacacaccagcagctgctgaggcatcactgaaacacacacacacacacacacatatatatattagcGAAAACTGACAgtaaccctgcgttccaaatcgcatacttatactttttacttttagtatgtactgcagctgcccttacaaagtatgtagtttagtatgtattgggacatactaattctttttttccctactaaatagtatggtagtatgggtattggaacgcagggttagTTTACCTGAGCAGATCACAGCCAGTGATATAGTAGAAAAACGTCAGAACATTTAACTGGGGGTAACTGTGTGGGCAtgtgcatgaaaaaacaaaacaaaacaaacaacaagcagGTGAGTGCAGCTGCCACGTatcaccactagatggcgccAAACCCCACTGAATGTTATAATACATGTGAGACGCCTCATAATCAGACACAGTCATTTCAGTGcgaacagaacaacaacaataatatgtGACAACAGGAGCTTCAGAGAGCCAGctccttcacaataaaagaccAGACAGGCAGCAGCTCATTCAGCAGTGATGGTGCAGAGCGGGTCATGTGACCGACTGAGTTCAAATCAGGTGACAGAGTCCTGCCCACGGGATGACGAGCTGACGTCATTAGTgctaataacattaatattaatattgtcaGCATCATGTTCCTCCGGGAGCGGCTTGTTGAGGACATGTGACCAGACATTTGGAGCAGAGTGGGAGctcttgctgtctctgtgctctctgaCCGCAGCTGCACTGAAACTGCAGAGAAACGGTGCAACTGGAGCGGGACGGGACCCACCTGCTG encodes the following:
- the LOC115368271 gene encoding zinc finger and SCAN domain-containing protein 2-like, with product MLPLQLLRVSVHERISAAAADFLLLLEKGREAAEIPELRALLTERLTAAAEEIVGLLEKTVAEYEDKAERAEQEMCRQRKLLNILLKPQVRLHRAVFPPDVQQLSIKTEEISLDQEEPEPPHIKEEEEELWTNQEAEQLQDHTTFPVKSEDDEEEAQSEAETEDSEDDWKESREAQAGSDSQDKVLVGDNRFNIEDKPFSCSVCGKAFQKKPNMQKHMRVHSGEKKFSCSVCAKCFRDKGDLIRHMRIHTGERPYSCSVCGKRFNHSSHVVTHMRIHTGEKPYGCGECGERFGLLSTLKRHRRSHAGEKPYGCSACGRSFYRREHLRKHLRRAQKRGEHR